In Sulfitobacter sp. OXR-159, one DNA window encodes the following:
- a CDS encoding sigma-54-dependent transcriptional regulator: MSDILIVDDERDIRELISDILEDEGFATRLASNSDETMAEINTEAPALIILDIWLKDSRMDGIDILKTVKRDNPDVPVVIISGHGNIEIAVAAIKQGAYDFIEKPFNIDQLLVVIRRAMETSRLRRENQNLKRRDVATSEMIGTSAPYRALLGQLDKVTKSNGRVMLTGPAGSGKEVAARYIHAHSARASAPFVTVNCAGVAPDRMEEVLFGRETPDRGVEPGLLEQAHGGVIYFDEVADMPLGTQSKILRVLVDQQFTRVGGTDKVRVDLRVISSTNRDLDQAIKADTFRQELYHRLNVVPIAVPSLEERREDIPLLAEHFIAEFNTSQGLPQRALTEDAVALMQTMVWPGNVRQLKNLVERVLILGDGTGPIEARELPGEEENGGDEGRVVLSGALATLPLREAREAFEREYLLTQINRFGGNISRTANFVGMERSALHRKLKSLGVVTSAKAGVRVAHVDEEVEATG, from the coding sequence ATGAGTGACATTCTGATTGTAGACGACGAACGCGACATCCGTGAGTTGATCTCGGACATCCTTGAGGATGAAGGCTTTGCCACGCGCTTGGCCAGCAATTCTGATGAGACGATGGCCGAGATCAACACCGAGGCGCCCGCGCTGATCATCCTCGACATCTGGTTGAAAGACAGCCGGATGGACGGGATCGATATTCTAAAGACCGTCAAACGGGACAATCCCGATGTGCCGGTGGTGATTATCTCGGGCCACGGCAATATCGAGATTGCCGTGGCGGCGATCAAGCAAGGGGCTTACGATTTCATTGAAAAGCCCTTTAACATCGATCAATTGCTGGTGGTGATCCGCCGCGCAATGGAAACCTCGCGCCTGCGCCGGGAGAACCAGAACCTCAAGCGCCGCGATGTGGCGACTTCGGAGATGATTGGCACCTCCGCACCCTATCGCGCCTTGCTGGGCCAGCTTGACAAGGTGACCAAATCCAATGGCCGCGTGATGCTGACCGGCCCCGCGGGGTCGGGCAAGGAAGTGGCGGCGCGCTATATCCACGCCCATTCCGCCCGCGCCTCGGCGCCCTTTGTCACCGTCAACTGCGCCGGGGTGGCGCCTGATCGGATGGAAGAGGTGCTCTTTGGCCGGGAGACGCCGGACCGCGGGGTCGAGCCGGGGCTGCTGGAGCAGGCCCACGGCGGGGTGATCTACTTTGATGAGGTCGCAGACATGCCGCTTGGCACCCAGTCCAAAATCCTGCGGGTGCTGGTGGACCAACAGTTCACCCGCGTCGGCGGGACCGACAAGGTGCGCGTCGATCTGCGGGTGATTTCCTCAACGAACCGCGATCTGGATCAGGCGATCAAGGCAGATACCTTCCGGCAGGAACTCTATCACCGTCTGAACGTCGTGCCGATTGCCGTGCCATCCTTGGAAGAGCGGCGCGAGGATATTCCGCTGCTGGCCGAACATTTCATCGCCGAGTTCAACACCTCCCAAGGTCTGCCGCAGCGTGCGTTGACCGAAGATGCCGTTGCTCTGATGCAGACGATGGTTTGGCCCGGCAATGTGCGTCAGCTCAAGAACCTTGTTGAACGGGTGCTGATCCTCGGCGATGGCACCGGCCCGATTGAGGCCCGTGAACTGCCCGGCGAAGAGGAAAACGGCGGCGATGAGGGGCGCGTGGTGCTGTCCGGTGCACTGGCAACGCTGCCGCTGCGCGAAGCGCGCGAGGCCTTTGAGCGGGAATACCTGCTGACACAGATCAACCGTTTTGGCGGCAACATCAGCCGCACCGCGAATTTCGTCGGCATGGAACGCAGCGCCTTGCACCGCAAGTTGAAATCGCTTGGCGTTGTGACCTCGGCCAAGGCAGGTGTGCGCGTGGCCCATGTGGACGAGGAAGTGGAGGCGACGGGCTAA